One genomic segment of Mycolicibacterium gilvum includes these proteins:
- a CDS encoding glycosyltransferase has protein sequence MAVILAYTAPALGHLFPFCAVLQELARRGHDIHVRTLAAGLQICRDEGFTAAAVDPRIEAIQADDTLTGTVRAAADTVEVLTARAPLEVADLLSAVESVQPDVVIVDANCWGAMSVAETLGRPWVVLSPFTPYLRSPGAPPFGPGATPWPGPLGRIRDWGIGLVTTAVFDRPFARQIAPLRRALGLTPVRTAGDLLLRAPAVLVATGKPLEYPHTDWGETVTMIGPAVFEPRVAQRLSWLDQIDDPIVLVTTSSVGQSDAALVETAVEALRDEPVHLVVTAPTGDVDVMTRPGVTQVRFAPHSMLLEHAVCVITHGGMGVTQKALARGVPVCVVPFGRDQFEVARRVELAGCGTRLPAGKLSVGRLRTAVKTAATMTGGAARVAAGFAATGGVARGADVVESRLVARCALPEEQ, from the coding sequence ATGGCGGTGATCCTGGCCTACACCGCGCCCGCGCTCGGGCACCTGTTCCCGTTCTGTGCGGTACTGCAGGAACTCGCGCGCCGAGGCCACGACATCCACGTCCGCACCCTGGCCGCCGGACTGCAGATCTGCCGGGACGAAGGATTCACCGCCGCCGCCGTCGACCCGCGCATCGAGGCGATCCAGGCCGACGACACCCTGACCGGGACCGTGCGCGCGGCAGCCGACACCGTCGAAGTACTCACCGCGCGAGCACCTTTGGAGGTCGCCGACCTGCTGTCCGCGGTCGAGTCCGTGCAGCCGGATGTCGTGATCGTGGACGCGAACTGCTGGGGTGCGATGTCGGTCGCCGAGACGCTGGGACGGCCGTGGGTGGTGCTCTCGCCGTTCACGCCGTATCTGCGCTCGCCCGGGGCCCCGCCGTTCGGTCCGGGCGCCACGCCGTGGCCGGGACCGCTGGGAAGGATCCGTGACTGGGGCATCGGGCTGGTCACCACGGCGGTGTTCGACCGGCCGTTCGCCCGTCAGATCGCACCGCTGCGCCGTGCGCTGGGGCTGACGCCGGTGCGTACCGCCGGCGACCTGCTGTTGCGCGCCCCCGCAGTGCTGGTCGCGACGGGCAAGCCACTGGAGTACCCGCACACCGACTGGGGCGAGACGGTCACCATGATCGGCCCGGCCGTCTTCGAACCCCGTGTGGCGCAACGACTTTCGTGGCTGGACCAGATCGACGACCCGATCGTGCTGGTCACCACGTCCTCGGTCGGGCAGTCGGACGCGGCGCTGGTCGAGACGGCCGTCGAGGCATTGCGCGACGAACCCGTCCACCTCGTCGTGACGGCACCCACCGGTGACGTCGACGTGATGACGCGGCCCGGCGTCACCCAGGTCCGGTTCGCCCCGCACTCGATGCTGCTCGAACACGCCGTCTGCGTGATCACCCACGGCGGGATGGGGGTCACCCAGAAGGCGCTCGCCCGAGGGGTTCCGGTCTGCGTGGTCCCGTTCGGTCGCGACCAGTTCGAGGTGGCCCGCCGGGTGGAACTCGCGGGATGCGGCACCAGGCTGCCTGCCGGCAAGCTCAGCGTCGGGCGGCTGCGCACCGCGGTGAAGACCGCCGCGACGATGACCGGCGGCGCGGCACGGGTGGCCGCGGGATTCGCCGCGACCGGCGGCGTGGCCCGCGGCGCGGACGTGGTGGAGAGCCGTCTGGTGGCGCGGTGCGCGCTGCCCGAGGAGCAGTAG
- a CDS encoding XRE family transcriptional regulator produces MTPGVSQTPQTRRDTGAESATPPPADTRPVEFWPTAAIRAALEGDDLSVWQRIVVAIKRDPYGRTARQVEEVLETARPYGVSKAMAEVLTRTREHLEANECAEVARHVRLLLERSGLGEQEFASRIGVPADDFATYLQGSVSPAASLMIRMGRLSDRFARMRAQRPPS; encoded by the coding sequence GTGACCCCGGGCGTGTCCCAGACCCCGCAGACCCGGCGCGACACCGGCGCCGAGAGCGCGACTCCCCCGCCCGCCGACACCCGGCCGGTCGAGTTCTGGCCGACCGCCGCGATCCGCGCCGCGCTGGAGGGCGATGACCTCAGCGTGTGGCAGCGCATCGTCGTGGCGATCAAGCGGGACCCGTACGGGCGCACCGCCCGCCAGGTCGAGGAGGTCCTCGAGACCGCGCGGCCGTACGGCGTGTCGAAGGCGATGGCCGAGGTGCTCACCCGGACCCGCGAACACCTCGAGGCCAACGAGTGCGCCGAGGTGGCCCGCCACGTCCGCCTGCTGCTGGAGCGCTCCGGGCTCGGCGAACAGGAGTTCGCGTCCCGCATCGGGGTGCCCGCCGACGACTTCGCGACGTATCTGCAGGGCTCCGTCAGCCCCGCCGCGTCGCTGATGATCCGGATGGGACGGCTCTCGGACCGGTTCGCCCGCATGCGGGCTCAGCGCCCACCCTCATAG
- a CDS encoding MMPL family transporter — translation MMRVSSNLRRFRWAVFAVWLLLLLPSVYLAMNQAGNLTGGGFEVEGSQSLYVQRQLEAQFPDQGASPLALVAAPRPDASFEDMNNAVAQLESLAAEIPSITVVPSPQQPPPQPDRPYVVTLAMDFENTGAVDIAKQLREKVGVDGEDAGETENGKVRLYVIGQGALGAAATEATKDDIAQAEKWNFPIVLVILLAVFGSLAAAAMPLLLGVCTVVVTMGVVFVLSMYTTMSVFVTSTVSMFGIAVAIDYSLFILMRFREELRAGREPEDAADAAMATSGLAVVLSGLTVIASVTGIYLINTPVLQSMATGAILAVAIAVLTSTTLTPAVLATFGRRAAKRSSYLHWGRGVEATQSKFWTRWTGWVMRRPWLSAMAAAAVLLTFAAPAFSMMLGNSMQRQFDTTHEIRGGVSAAAEALGPGALGPIRVLITFPDGDAASASAKEPLLAELRQTMAGAPNVVSVTPPVFGTDYRIALLSAVLSVDPEDMGARETIDWMREKLPPVAGDAASIDVGGPTALIKDFDDKVSATQPLVFAFVALIAFVMLLVSIRSVFLAFKGVLMTVLSVAAAYGSLVVVFQWGWLSSLGFDQLSSLDSTIPPLVLALTFGLSMDYEIFLLTRIRERFLQTGNTRDAVAYGVSTSARTITSAALIMIAVFIGFAFAGMPLVAQLGVACAVAIAVDATIVRLVLVPALMAMFDEWNWWLPRWLDRLLPSVDFEKPLPKADIGDLVIIPDDISALAPSGSDLRTVVKSAAKLKTLVPQAVTVADPLAFSGCLPCNKMTGTRVGRDERITAAVSNRAHGKTVAVKLPKHPVTMWRGRLDVALEALATERAQNEDHPTIERISPLETTNVLLPTGDRLQIPTGAETLRLKSYLILERNSTRDFSEFSELVDSMDTSTAAEVLASMDRYYSGQSARDQQAGARTRHWVATQLVRRLAEPAPADGPDIAAAGADGEAEWATVRQRCLSVAVAMLEETR, via the coding sequence ATGATGCGCGTGAGCAGCAACCTGCGCAGATTCCGCTGGGCGGTATTCGCGGTGTGGCTGTTGCTCCTGCTGCCGTCGGTCTATCTGGCCATGAACCAGGCGGGCAACCTCACCGGGGGCGGATTCGAGGTCGAGGGCTCACAGTCTCTCTACGTGCAACGCCAGCTCGAAGCGCAGTTCCCCGATCAGGGCGCCTCCCCGCTGGCGCTCGTCGCGGCGCCGAGGCCGGACGCCTCGTTCGAGGACATGAACAACGCCGTCGCCCAGCTGGAGAGCCTTGCCGCGGAGATCCCCAGCATCACCGTCGTCCCGTCGCCACAGCAACCGCCCCCGCAGCCCGACCGACCGTATGTCGTCACCCTGGCGATGGACTTCGAGAACACCGGCGCGGTCGACATCGCCAAGCAGCTGCGCGAGAAGGTCGGCGTCGACGGCGAGGACGCCGGGGAGACCGAGAACGGCAAGGTCCGCCTCTACGTCATCGGGCAGGGCGCGCTCGGGGCCGCGGCGACCGAGGCCACCAAGGACGACATCGCCCAAGCCGAGAAGTGGAACTTCCCGATCGTCCTGGTGATCCTGCTGGCGGTGTTCGGCTCGCTGGCCGCCGCGGCGATGCCCCTGCTGCTCGGGGTCTGCACGGTCGTCGTGACGATGGGCGTGGTCTTCGTCCTGTCGATGTACACGACGATGTCGGTGTTCGTGACCTCGACGGTGTCGATGTTCGGCATCGCGGTCGCGATCGACTACTCACTGTTCATCCTGATGCGGTTCCGGGAGGAGCTGCGCGCCGGGCGCGAGCCCGAGGACGCCGCCGATGCCGCGATGGCCACCTCCGGTCTGGCGGTGGTGCTGTCGGGCCTGACCGTCATCGCGTCGGTGACCGGGATCTATCTCATCAACACCCCGGTGCTGCAGTCGATGGCCACCGGCGCGATCCTGGCCGTCGCGATCGCGGTGCTGACCTCGACGACGCTGACGCCGGCGGTGCTGGCCACCTTCGGCCGCAGGGCCGCCAAGCGGTCGTCGTACCTGCACTGGGGCCGCGGCGTCGAGGCGACCCAGTCGAAGTTCTGGACCCGCTGGACCGGCTGGGTGATGCGCAGGCCGTGGCTGTCGGCGATGGCCGCGGCGGCGGTGCTGCTCACGTTCGCCGCGCCGGCGTTCTCGATGATGCTCGGCAACAGCATGCAGCGGCAGTTCGACACCACCCACGAGATCCGCGGCGGGGTCAGCGCGGCCGCCGAGGCCCTGGGGCCGGGCGCGCTCGGACCCATCCGCGTGCTGATCACCTTCCCCGACGGCGACGCCGCGTCGGCGTCGGCCAAGGAGCCACTGCTGGCCGAACTGCGCCAGACGATGGCGGGGGCGCCGAACGTGGTGTCGGTGACGCCGCCGGTGTTCGGCACCGACTACCGCATCGCGCTGCTGTCGGCGGTGCTGTCGGTCGACCCCGAGGACATGGGTGCACGCGAGACCATCGACTGGATGCGCGAGAAGCTGCCGCCGGTCGCCGGGGACGCCGCGAGCATCGACGTCGGCGGGCCGACCGCGCTGATCAAGGACTTCGACGACAAGGTCTCGGCGACCCAGCCGCTGGTGTTCGCGTTCGTCGCCCTGATCGCGTTCGTGATGCTGCTGGTGTCGATCCGGTCGGTGTTCCTGGCGTTCAAGGGCGTCCTGATGACGGTGCTGTCGGTGGCCGCCGCGTACGGCTCACTGGTGGTGGTGTTCCAGTGGGGCTGGCTGTCGAGCCTGGGCTTCGATCAGCTCTCGTCGCTGGACAGCACCATCCCGCCGCTGGTGCTGGCGCTGACGTTCGGCCTCTCGATGGACTACGAGATCTTCCTGCTCACCCGGATCCGGGAGCGTTTCCTGCAGACCGGCAACACCCGCGACGCCGTCGCCTACGGGGTGTCCACCAGCGCACGCACCATCACCAGCGCGGCGCTGATCATGATCGCGGTGTTCATCGGTTTCGCGTTCGCCGGCATGCCGCTGGTCGCCCAGCTCGGGGTCGCGTGTGCAGTCGCGATCGCGGTGGACGCGACGATCGTGCGGCTGGTGCTGGTGCCCGCGCTGATGGCGATGTTCGACGAGTGGAACTGGTGGCTGCCCCGCTGGCTGGACCGGCTCCTGCCGTCGGTGGACTTCGAGAAGCCGCTGCCCAAGGCCGACATCGGCGACCTGGTCATCATCCCCGACGACATCTCCGCGCTGGCACCGTCGGGGTCTGATCTGCGCACCGTCGTCAAGTCCGCGGCGAAGCTGAAGACCCTGGTCCCGCAGGCCGTCACCGTCGCCGATCCGTTGGCGTTCAGCGGTTGCCTGCCCTGCAACAAGATGACCGGCACCCGGGTGGGCCGCGACGAACGCATCACCGCCGCGGTCAGCAACCGGGCGCACGGCAAGACCGTCGCGGTGAAGCTGCCCAAGCATCCGGTGACGATGTGGCGGGGCCGGCTCGACGTGGCGCTGGAGGCGCTGGCGACCGAGCGCGCGCAGAACGAGGACCACCCGACCATCGAACGGATCAGCCCGCTGGAGACCACCAACGTGCTGCTGCCGACCGGGGACCGGTTGCAGATCCCGACCGGGGCCGAGACCCTGCGTCTGAAGAGCTACCTGATCCTGGAGCGCAACAGCACCCGCGATTTCTCCGAGTTCAGCGAGCTGGTCGACTCGATGGACACCAGCACCGCGGCGGAAGTGCTGGCGTCCATGGACCGGTACTACTCTGGGCAGTCGGCGCGCGACCAGCAGGCGGGCGCCCGCACCCGACACTGGGTCGCCACCCAGTTGGTGCGCCGGCTGGCCGAGCCCGCGCCCGCCGACGGACCTGACATCGCGGCGGCCGGAGCCGACGGAGAGGCGGAATGGGCAACAGTGAGGCAGCGCTGCCTGTCGGTCGCGGTGGCCATGCTGGAGGAGACCAGGTGA